The DNA window AGGATATTTTTGATCAAATGGCTATGGTTTAGggtttaaaattatatttatccaAATATATGACTATTTTTTGAAATTGGATATGGAGAATCCAACTTCATCTCCCTCGACCTAATTTAAAGTGGTATGTATTAAGTTCTAACATGAGGTTATATTTTCCCCCTTTTAATATCCAATCAATCTTTTTCTCAACTGTCCCTATTTTTAAGGCCTGCTACATGTCACTTGCTAAAAATAGCTTTCCCTTTTTAAGTGTTGATCTTTTGATCATCATAATTCATAAGCAAAAGGTCAAAAAAGAAGACCAATCTTCATTGTTAGTGATGATCGTTGAATCCTTCAAGAAGGGTTCATTTTAGATATTATCAGGAGCTGATTCTGAAAACCGATTCTGTTTTATAACACGATAAGAAGTAACAGAGGATGAGGAGTGTTCTTAAAGCTTCGAAAAGTTCTCTCCAACAGATCAAGTCAACCAAATACAATGCCGTGGATGTGTTGTCATCTGCTGTTTCCAGAACCGTTTCGCTAAATGCTGGTTAGATTCATGTATCTATCGTAGATGCAAATTCTCATACTTTTGTCATGATTTTTCATATGGAAAGAAGTTATGCCGAATCAATGCTGATTGTGATATGGATTCTTGGACCAGCGTCACAGCTaaaatttatgttttgtttgttaTGAGAACCTCAATTTCTCGTCATTTGAAGCTTTTGATGAAACTGAACAGATGCTAGCAAGCTGAGGAAAATGGCGGAGGATACGCCCAAGCCTGGCATGGTAGCTCCTGGTAGGGTATTCACCTTCCAAGAACTGGCGGCCGCGACAGAGAACTTCAATCCTGATCTGCTAGTTGGCGAAGGAGGATTTGGGAGGGTCTACAAGGGCCGCCTTAAGAAAACTAAGCAGGTAGGCCCCTTATCTTCTCTTTCAGCAAAATCCTCACATTAAATGATAGATTGCTGCTTCGTCTCCCAGGTAGTGGCCGTGAAGCAGCTTGATCGAAACAAGGATCAAGATAACACAGAATTCCTCGCGGAGGTCTTGGCATTGAGCCTCATTGAACACCCCAACCTCGTGAGCCTGATTGGATACTGCGCTGATGGCCGACAGAGGATTTTGGTGTACGAGTATATGCAAAATGGATCCTTAGTAGATCATCTTCTTGGTAGCTATCATATAACTCACCGTCAATGGATTTTTTTGTTTCCAAAAATGGAGTATGTCTCGTGATGATTCATTCTCGCATGCAGATTTACCTCCGGACAAGAAGGCATTAGATTGGTTCACTAGGATGAAGGTAGCTCAGGGCGCAGCTCGGGGGCTGGAGTACTTACACGATACAGCATGCCCGCCTATAATATTCCGGGACTTCAAGGCGTCCAACATACTATTAGATGGGGA is part of the Salvia splendens isolate huo1 chromosome 22, SspV2, whole genome shotgun sequence genome and encodes:
- the LOC121787356 gene encoding probable serine/threonine-protein kinase PBL23, with amino-acid sequence MRSVLKASKSSLQQIKSTKYNAVDVLSSAVSRTVSLNADASKLRKMAEDTPKPGMVAPGRVFTFQELAAATENFNPDLLVGEGGFGRVYKGRLKKTKQVVAVKQLDRNKDQDNTEFLAEVLALSLIEHPNLVSLIGYCADGRQRILVYEYMQNGSLVDHLLDLPPDKKALDWFTRMKVAQGAARGLEYLHDTACPPIIFRDFKASNILLDGEFDPKLSGFGPEEREEVSTRVMGTYGYSAPEYAQTGKLTTKSDVYSFGVVLLEIISGRRAIDSKKPPEEEILVAWAKPLLKDRNKFSLLVDPLLQGEFPVKGLHQALAVVVMCLQDEADTRPLIEDVVTALEYLALTTDEQVACEKNADM